The Polyodon spathula isolate WHYD16114869_AA chromosome 13, ASM1765450v1, whole genome shotgun sequence genome includes a region encoding these proteins:
- the LOC121325907 gene encoding homeobox protein vent1-like yields the protein MTPSYSIEWLSQSYHSKSTGKKSAAEKMATTLKHHIPCLPQPCPPTTRCKGSLQPKEQSLKKSFLHEREKTEPDSVSLPSPLFSSSPILSESSGESSGYESETVLSEATSVDGEDGRCDDSGSHRKMRTKFTSDQIYKLENTFSKNKYLGTSERLKVAAKLHLSETQVKTWFQNRRMKLKREMQDLRPDFLNPALMPQMMFQPVSSLQHFNNPVQQLALPPRSPETHPIPIYPSLMQQMAFPQSPLHHLLLASVNEDCTAKIYRSPYLCAI from the exons ATGACGCCATCGTATTCCATTGAGTGGCTCTCCCAAAGCTATCACTCCAAATCGACAGGGAAGAAGAGTGCAGCAGAAAAAATGGCGACAACTTTAAAACATCACATTCCTTGCTTGCCTCAGCCTTGTCCACCAACAACACGCTGCAAAGGATCTCTACAACCTAAAGAACAGAGTCTGAAGAAAAGTTTTCTACATGAGAGAGAAAAAACTGAGCCAGATTCTGTTTCATTGCCCAGTCCATTGTTCTCATCTTCTCCGATtc tttcaGAAAGCAGCGGAGAGTCATCTGGTTATGAAAGCGAAACTGTTCTATCAGAAGCCACCTCTGTTGACGGAGAAGATGGTCGATGTGATGATTCCGGTTCTCATCGAAAAATGCGAACGAAATTTACATCGGATCAAATTTACAAACTGGAGAACACATTCAGTAAGAACAAGTACTTGGGCACTTCCGAGAGATTGAAAGTGGCAGCAAAACTACATCTTTCTGAAACCCAG GTGAAAACGTGGTTCCAGAACCGAAGAATGAAACTAAAGCGTGAGATGCAAGATCTACGTCCAGACTTCTTGAATCCTGCTCTAATGCCTCAAATGATGTTCCAGCCCGTTTCTTCTCTCCAGCACTTCAACAACCCTGTGCAGCAGCTTGCACTCCCCCCTCGCAGCCCAGAGACCCATCCCATACCCATCTACCCATCCCTCATGCAACAAATGGCATTCCCTCAGTCTCCACTCCACCATCTGCTGCTGGCTTCTGTTAATGAGGACTGCACTGCAAAAATATATAGGTCTCCTTACCtttgtgcaatataa
- the LOC121325908 gene encoding homeobox protein vent1-like — translation MDDKIPRLLSHFDALLHMQISNSEGLYKQLLLQKPFSSTWINPKRRLLYQDHHKMTKSYSIEWLSQSYHSTSTGKESAEEKMATTFKPHVPCVTQPRPPTAFCKESLQPKANNMKNCLKKYIEEKIIDSPSPSRLLHSCSPTLSESSGESSGYESETVQSEAASVVGEDGKGYFCAHRRMRTKFTSDQMYKLENTFNKNKYLGASERLKVAAKLHLSETQVKTWFQNRRMKLKREVQDLRPDFLNPALMPQMMYPPTSSLQHFNYPAQQIAVPIDTAENLAAHYLYPSLIQQVSLQQIAFPQPPIHPLLPASQYY, via the exons ATGGATGACaag ATACCTCGTTTGCTGTCCCACTTTGATGCTCTTTTGCACATGCAAATTTCTAACAGCGAGGGTCTTTATAAACAGCTGCTGTTGCAGAAGCCTTTCAGTAGCACCTGGATTAATCCAAAGCGCAGACTTCTTTACCAGGACCACCACAAAATGACAAAGTCGTATTCAATTGAGTGGCTCTCCCAAAGCTATCACTCCACATCGACAGGGAAGGAGAGTGCAGAAGAAAAAATGGCAACAACTTTCAAACCTCATGTGCCTTGCGTGACTCAGCCTCGTCCACCAACAGCATTCTGCAAAGAGTCTCTACAACCAAAAGCAAATAATATGAAGAACTGTTTGAAGAAATATATCGAGGAGAAAATAATTGATTCGCCTTCACCTTCCCGTCTGCTCCACTCGTGTTCTCCAACAC tttcagaAAGTAGCGGAGAGTCATCTGGTTATGAAAGCGAAACTGTTCAATCAGAAGCCGCCTCTGTAGTGGGAGAAGACGGTAAAGGTTATTTCTGTGCTCATCGAAGAATGCGAACGAAATTTACATCAGATCAGATGTACAAACTGGAGAACACTTTCAATAAGAACAAGTATTTGGGTGCTTCCGAGAGACTGAAAGTGGCAGCAAAACTACATCTTTCTGAAACTCAG GTGAAAACGTGGTTCCAGAACCGAAGAATGAAACTAAAGCGTGAGGTGCAAGATCTGCGTCCAGACTTCTTGAATCCTGCTCTAATGCCTCAGATGATGTATCCGCCCACGTCTTCTCTCCAGCACTTCAACTACCCTGCGCAGCAGATTGCAGTTCCAATTGACACCGCAGAAAACCTGGCAGCACACTATCTCTACCCATCTCTTATCCAGCAGGTGTCTTTGCAACAAATAGCATTCCCTCAGCCACCAATCCACCCTCTGCTGCCGGCTTCACAATATTATTAA